The bacterium genome includes a region encoding these proteins:
- the pgsW gene encoding poly-gamma-glutamate system protein: MKLKLRTEKVPLYILVIIGLLSLAFMVIELNVRVRMFASHYQEKKAASELTSQLMSSIREKRLSDGLVIDPINDPNETGMVGLQNSLITTEPGDLTAKLTALNPNFAAVIVQLLEQCGVKKGDAVAVSFTGSFPVLNIAVIAAGEVLGLKPVIIASGGASMWGANDPAFTYLDMERYLYDQGMIRDRTLAGSIGGVDDIGRGLSPEGRDMIIQSLERNQVRVIKAENLEAAVKNRIALYQEYAAGRSLAALVNVGGSAVALAGSEVPSGVIDQVQFSINRGLVGEFLRSGIPVINLDDVNQLAREYEIPRAPIPLPRPGKGRIFYEARYSVFWATFFAAIMFIILFVVLRIDVDHYVKRAITGKGKKEVP, encoded by the coding sequence ATGAAGCTGAAACTAAGAACGGAAAAAGTGCCGCTGTACATTCTTGTCATTATCGGCCTGCTCTCGCTCGCCTTCATGGTGATCGAGCTGAATGTCAGGGTAAGGATGTTCGCCAGCCATTATCAGGAAAAGAAAGCCGCTTCGGAATTGACCTCGCAGCTCATGTCCTCGATAAGGGAAAAGCGGCTGAGCGACGGTTTGGTGATCGACCCGATCAACGATCCCAATGAAACAGGCATGGTCGGTCTGCAAAATTCGCTGATCACGACCGAACCCGGCGATCTTACCGCGAAGTTGACCGCATTGAACCCGAATTTCGCGGCCGTGATCGTGCAGCTGCTGGAGCAGTGCGGTGTGAAAAAAGGCGATGCGGTCGCCGTGTCGTTTACCGGTTCGTTCCCGGTGCTCAACATCGCGGTTATCGCCGCCGGCGAGGTTCTGGGACTGAAACCGGTGATCATCGCTTCCGGCGGCGCGTCAATGTGGGGCGCGAACGATCCCGCGTTCACCTACCTGGACATGGAGCGTTATCTTTACGACCAGGGAATGATCAGGGACCGTACCCTTGCCGGTTCGATCGGCGGCGTTGATGATATCGGCCGGGGATTGAGCCCCGAGGGCCGGGATATGATAATCCAGTCGCTGGAGCGTAACCAGGTCCGGGTCATCAAAGCTGAGAACCTGGAAGCGGCGGTTAAAAACAGGATAGCCCTTTACCAGGAGTACGCGGCCGGGCGGTCGCTGGCCGCGCTGGTTAATGTCGGCGGCAGCGCCGTTGCCCTGGCGGGGTCTGAAGTACCTTCCGGCGTCATTGACCAGGTCCAGTTCTCGATCAACAGGGGTCTGGTCGGCGAATTCCTGCGTTCTGGGATACCGGTGATCAACCTCGATGATGTCAATCAACTCGCGCGCGAATATGAAATACCCAGGGCTCCGATCCCGCTGCCCCGGCCGGGTAAAGGCAGAATCTTTTATGAAGCCCGCTATTCGGTATTCTGGGCAACGTTCTTTGCGGCGATCATGTTCATTATTCTTTTTGTTGTCCTTCGCATCGACGTTGACCACTATGTCAAACGCGCGATCACCGGGAAAGGAAAAAAGGAGGTCCCATGA
- the pgsC gene encoding poly-gamma-glutamate biosynthesis protein PgsC, with protein sequence MLIVAIGLGMFISLLFTETIGLAAGGVVVPGYIAMYMHQPVQIISTIAIGIITFLIVKVIGHYVLLYGRRLLIICIIIGYLLGYATKLFPPITFSAQTIDIATIGFVVPGLVAYWIQRQGIAETMCAMMIVSILVRFIIIVLTGGVIAP encoded by the coding sequence ATGTTGATCGTCGCGATCGGCCTGGGCATGTTCATAAGTCTCCTTTTCACTGAAACGATCGGACTCGCGGCGGGCGGCGTTGTCGTGCCCGGTTATATCGCCATGTACATGCATCAGCCCGTTCAGATCATCAGCACGATAGCGATCGGCATCATTACCTTTTTGATCGTCAAGGTAATAGGCCATTACGTACTGTTGTATGGAAGGCGTCTGCTTATCATCTGCATAATCATCGGGTACCTGCTTGGTTATGCTACGAAACTATTCCCCCCGATCACGTTTTCAGCTCAGACCATCGATATTGCCACCATCGGTTTCGTCGTGCCCGGTCTAGTCGCCTACTGGATACAGAGGCAGGGCATTGCCGAAACCATGTGCGCCATGATGATCGTCTCAATCCTGGTGCGTTTCATCATCATCGTCCTTACCGGCGGTGTGATCGCGCCATGA
- the pgsB gene encoding poly-gamma-glutamate synthase PgsB, whose product MALLVVFLIIGRREWLQHQKNLKLIPLRIIVNGTRGKSSVTRLVGAGLKAGNHKVMSKTTGTKPRMILNNLNEIPIVRLGKANIKEQIAMVGKAVSNGLNAIVFENMSLRPDLQWTEETKLVQPKIVAITNVRADHLDVMGPTLADIARHFINAVPRGSTVITAEQDYYHLMKDLCSKRGITIIQSQPNDISAGEMARFPYYEHQENVALALAVCSSLGLKRDQVLQELYRCRPDPGVLQKYDLDLGGKRATLINALAANDPDSTYRIFEQLSEPGVHTYILVNCRSDRIDRSLQMADLVSQKMPAEMYFATGANTMPFVKKVLASGIGREKILNLGGKKVEDVVNAVGDRIRDRSQIFAIGNIVGYGESLIACFGQKASK is encoded by the coding sequence ATGGCATTACTTGTTGTTTTTTTGATCATCGGCCGCCGAGAATGGCTCCAGCACCAAAAAAACCTTAAACTCATTCCCTTGAGGATCATCGTAAACGGGACCCGGGGCAAATCATCGGTCACCAGATTGGTGGGAGCCGGCCTGAAAGCCGGAAACCACAAAGTGATGTCGAAAACGACCGGTACCAAACCGCGCATGATCCTGAATAACTTAAATGAAATACCGATCGTACGGCTGGGAAAGGCGAATATCAAAGAACAGATCGCGATGGTAGGGAAAGCGGTCAGTAACGGGCTGAACGCCATTGTTTTTGAAAACATGTCCCTGCGGCCTGACCTACAGTGGACAGAAGAGACCAAGTTGGTCCAGCCGAAGATCGTGGCGATCACCAATGTGCGCGCTGACCATCTCGACGTCATGGGGCCGACCCTGGCCGATATTGCCCGGCACTTTATTAACGCGGTCCCGCGCGGCTCCACCGTGATCACGGCAGAACAGGACTATTATCATTTAATGAAAGATCTATGTTCAAAACGCGGGATAACTATCATCCAAAGTCAGCCGAACGATATCAGCGCCGGCGAAATGGCCAGATTCCCGTACTATGAACACCAGGAAAATGTCGCCCTGGCATTGGCGGTATGTTCATCCCTCGGCTTGAAAAGAGATCAGGTCCTGCAGGAGCTCTACCGCTGCCGGCCGGATCCCGGAGTACTCCAGAAGTACGACCTTGATCTGGGGGGCAAGCGCGCGACACTTATCAATGCGCTGGCGGCCAACGACCCGGATTCTACCTATCGTATCTTCGAACAGCTATCGGAGCCGGGCGTCCATACGTATATCCTGGTCAATTGTCGCAGCGACCGGATCGACCGGTCATTGCAGATGGCCGATCTGGTGAGCCAAAAAATGCCGGCGGAGATGTATTTCGCGACGGGCGCCAACACTATGCCTTTCGTGAAAAAGGTCCTGGCGTCAGGGATCGGTCGGGAAAAGATCCTGAACCTTGGCGGCAAGAAGGTCGAGGATGTCGTCAATGCGGTCGGTGACCGGATCCGTGACCGATCGCAGATATTCGCGATCGGAAACATCGTCGGCTACGGCGAGAGCCTGATCGCTTGCTTCGGGCAAAAGGCGAGCAAATGA
- a CDS encoding T9SS type A sorting domain-containing protein produces the protein MAVSKSTDGGTTWARETLTTVYGTCNALRVDHTNSSVVYAGGYTGLYKSTDAGNTWFLSSTGLSGTVNDIAIGSTKANTIYAGSSSGVFKSTNAGASWTNSGCTNVYAVLINPANENEIYAATYTGVYMSTVGGGSWMAINSGLQNTYVTSLGINQGNWLFCGTEGAGMYRWSLLVGADENNAGYTRMKIDATPNPAHGVAVIHYTVEKPGFVIVSICDIQGREVVQLVNEKKPAGTYSAGWNGEDAGGRGLPAGVYFCRLAINGETSMKKIVWLK, from the coding sequence ATGGCGGTTTCCAAGTCCACGGACGGTGGAACAACTTGGGCGAGGGAGACACTCACCACGGTCTACGGGACATGCAATGCGCTGCGCGTCGATCACACGAACTCCAGCGTAGTTTATGCCGGTGGCTATACCGGTTTATATAAAAGCACGGATGCCGGCAATACATGGTTTTTATCAAGCACCGGCTTGAGCGGAACCGTGAACGACATTGCGATCGGTTCGACCAAGGCCAACACGATCTATGCGGGTTCGTCTTCGGGCGTCTTTAAATCGACCAATGCCGGCGCGAGCTGGACCAACAGCGGGTGCACGAACGTGTATGCTGTTCTGATCAACCCGGCCAACGAGAACGAGATCTATGCTGCGACCTACACCGGCGTTTACATGAGCACGGTCGGTGGCGGCAGCTGGATGGCAATTAACAGCGGTTTGCAGAATACCTATGTCACATCGCTGGGCATAAACCAGGGCAACTGGCTGTTCTGCGGAACCGAGGGGGCCGGCATGTACCGTTGGAGCCTTCTGGTGGGCGCCGATGAGAACAATGCGGGATACACCAGGATGAAGATCGATGCCACGCCAAACCCGGCGCATGGCGTCGCGGTCATCCACTATACGGTCGAAAAGCCCGGGTTTGTGATCGTCTCGATCTGCGATATCCAGGGTAGAGAGGTCGTACAGCTGGTTAATGAAAAGAAACCGGCAGGTACGTACAGCGCGGGCTGGAACGGTGAAGATGCCGGAGGACGCGGACTACCGGCGGGCGTATATTTCTGCCGGCTGGCGATCAATGGCGAAACATCCATGAAAAAGATCGTATGGTTGAAGTAA
- a CDS encoding glycosyltransferase — protein MIGITLFIYTIILLVLFVYSLHSYILIFYYLKFKILTKWFEKHFPKRLTPAFYPVVTVQLPIYNEKYVVHRLVDSVMRLDYPKDKLEVQILDDSDDETSLIAANLANTYIAKGYDIKHIQRGTRHEFKAGALHYGVKRARGDFLAVFDADFVPPVGFLKTLIGEFENDDVAAVQARWGHLNPNESSLTRSQAISLDNHFVVEQEVKSRANFYINFNGTCGIWRKAAIMDAGGWQGDTLAEDLDLSYRVQLNGWRIVYRGDCVVPGELPDSADSYRIQQNRWAKGTIQVAGKLLSTIMRSNLRPVAKYEAFVHLTCHVNFIAMVFIALLSLPLVYFKVEEMVPDSYFILASFFTIGIFGYPFLYALSQRESYKGYMKKLPYIASVIAYSMGLSLSNAKALCEALFKKRNSFTRTPKSGGSRQNYRQDTKFIIPLMEILFGLYMFISLIYVTVNFQLILIPFLMFYSFGFLSLGLSSFKQVNVPVKPQEALCSRENS, from the coding sequence TTGATCGGCATAACCCTTTTTATCTATACGATAATCCTGCTGGTCCTTTTTGTCTATTCCCTGCATTCTTACATCCTTATTTTTTACTACCTTAAGTTCAAGATCCTGACAAAATGGTTTGAAAAACACTTCCCCAAGCGCTTAACGCCAGCATTCTATCCTGTGGTCACGGTCCAGCTCCCTATTTATAATGAAAAATACGTGGTCCACCGGCTGGTGGACAGCGTCATGCGCCTCGATTATCCAAAAGACAAGCTGGAAGTGCAGATTCTTGACGACTCTGACGATGAAACATCGCTGATCGCCGCCAATCTCGCCAATACTTACATCGCCAAAGGTTATGACATAAAACACATCCAGCGCGGCACGCGTCATGAGTTCAAGGCAGGAGCGCTGCATTATGGCGTAAAGAGAGCGCGCGGCGACTTTCTCGCGGTCTTTGACGCCGATTTTGTCCCGCCGGTCGGATTTTTGAAAACCCTTATCGGCGAGTTCGAGAACGACGACGTCGCGGCGGTCCAGGCGCGGTGGGGCCATCTTAATCCAAACGAGTCATCGCTTACAAGGAGCCAGGCGATCAGCCTCGACAACCATTTCGTGGTCGAGCAGGAAGTCAAATCGCGGGCGAACTTTTATATTAATTTCAACGGCACCTGCGGGATCTGGCGAAAAGCGGCGATCATGGACGCGGGTGGCTGGCAGGGCGACACGCTTGCCGAAGACCTTGACCTGTCATATCGGGTTCAACTCAACGGCTGGCGGATCGTTTATCGAGGCGACTGCGTGGTTCCGGGAGAACTGCCGGACAGCGCCGACAGCTACCGGATCCAGCAGAACCGCTGGGCAAAAGGAACGATCCAGGTTGCGGGTAAACTATTGAGCACGATCATGAGATCGAACCTGCGACCGGTCGCGAAGTATGAGGCTTTTGTTCACCTTACCTGCCACGTCAACTTCATCGCCATGGTCTTCATCGCCTTGTTGTCGCTCCCGCTCGTATATTTCAAGGTCGAGGAGATGGTACCGGACTCCTATTTTATCCTTGCCTCATTCTTCACGATCGGCATTTTCGGTTACCCATTCCTGTATGCCCTGTCGCAGCGCGAATCATATAAGGGTTACATGAAAAAACTGCCCTACATCGCCAGCGTCATCGCCTACAGCATGGGGCTCTCGCTATCCAACGCCAAAGCTTTATGCGAGGCGCTGTTCAAGAAAAGGAACAGTTTCACCCGCACGCCCAAGAGCGGCGGTTCCAGGCAGAATTACCGCCAGGACACGAAATTCATCATCCCGTTAATGGAGATATTGTTCGGGCTTTACATGTTCATCAGCCTGATCTATGTCACGGTGAACTTTCAACTCATCCTCATTCCTTTTTTGATGTTCTATAGTTTTGGTTTTCTCAGTCTGGGTCTTTCATCGTTTAAACAGGTCAACGTCCCGGTCAAACCCCAGGAGGCATTATGCTCAAGAGAGAACTCCTAG
- a CDS encoding Trm112 family protein, with protein MLKRELLDILVCPKCKGELDYRKDPEELVCHACLLAYPVKDDIPIMLIDEARATTKTEKNKK; from the coding sequence ATGCTCAAGAGAGAACTCCTAGATATCCTGGTGTGCCCGAAATGCAAGGGTGAACTGGATTACCGTAAGGACCCGGAAGAACTTGTATGTCATGCCTGCCTGCTCGCTTACCCGGTAAAAGATGACATACCGATCATGCTTATCGATGAAGCGCGGGCTACAACCAAGACAGAGAAAAATAAAAAATAA